One Mercurialis annua linkage group LG3, ddMerAnnu1.2, whole genome shotgun sequence DNA window includes the following coding sequences:
- the LOC130015295 gene encoding uncharacterized protein LOC130015295, protein MNPDRSWMYTRHDRGFLPLDFFPNLEEFVNFAVQHPECMSGEEIKCPCSRTKCRNTNFRDVEVVKLHVLQSGFVPDYYVWIHHGEVNVPPVVQQPANEYDYYNAGGGDLNYGQRMVIDAAGPEVFEEETPNDEARKFFDMMSAAEEEIWPGNSKHSPLSASVEILDIKCRHQGSISLIDDTCRLIQELLPENNKMPKNFANIKKLVKGLGLPVEVIDCCFHNFIVTPYNLPPGMCMKDEFMFLTILVPGPGNPKNHMDIFLQPLIAELNQLWESGIRTYDIQKRQNFQMRAALMWTINDFPAYSMLSGWSTSGRLACPHCMENTEAFTLPESGKQSWFDCHRKFLPTGHHFRRNVTEFRKGKQVRHQFGGVRTGDEVLAEVDGLGFKRAYENDAKATNDELSKGRGWNRKSIFWDLPYWRTNVIRHNLDVMHIEKNVFDNVFNTVLNVPGKTKDTAKSRAELNKICDRPGLAQDEETGRYPKALYALDRDLKKILLEWIQKLKFPDGYVSNLSRCVDLNSLKMMGMKSHDCHVFMQRLLPIALRELLPAEVWEPLTELSIFFRELTATSLKKADLQRLELDIPKILCKLERIFPPSFFDSMEHLPVHLPYEAMMAGPVQYRWMYPFERYLRKLKNKVSNKGRVEGSISSGYLLEETAKFASFYFKDGDPMVPCRMQRNEVCEMDVDDDFDRLNIFKPKGRPVGACRNRYLDDAEYVAARSYILLNCPEIEPYREVFEGELYEFNPEITQTEVVVKLEREFAFWFEQYVKDPTVSTNPYILSLAKGPLRSVKTFKGYCVNGFKFNTEEYGEDRVTMNSGVCVKGSLCGPAESDFYGVLTDIIELEYPALPIKRTVLFKCNWFDPTKTVGMLVHPRYNIVDVNHRRRYNKYEPFILAEQSDQVHYLPYPSKKRDKKDWWAVCKIKARSELDMPETTVPAFQDDSAEHPLDVITNDDPTNLVDPNGEADEAALHNPPIVDTEDDYPPSSSDDDDIGAEDDIEIA, encoded by the exons atgAACCCagaccgcagttggatgtatacGAGACATGACAGAGGCTTCCTGCCGCTTGATTTTTTCCCTAATCTTGAAGAGTTCGTGAATTTTGCTGTACAACATCCCGAGTGTATGAGTGGGGAAGAGATAAAATGCCCATGTTCTAGGACAAAATGTAGAAATACAAATTTTCGAGATGTCGAAGTTGTGAAACTACATGTCTTGCAGTCTGGGTTTGTTCcagattactatgtctggatTCACCACGGTGAGGTGAATGTCCCTCCTGTAGTTCAGCAGCCGGCTAATGAATACGATTACTATAATGCGGGAGGGGGAGATTTAAACTATGGccagagaatggttattgatgcTGCTGGTCCCGAAGTTTTTGAGGAAGAGACCCCGAATGACGAAGCTCGGAAGTTTTTTGATATGATGAGTGcggcagaagaagaaatatggcccgGAAATAGCAAACACTCACCCCTGTCCGcatctgttgaaattttggatattaagtGTCGACATCAGGGGTCGATATCTTTGATTGATGACACCTGCCGTTTAATACAAGAACTGCTTCCAGAGAACAACAAAATGCCGAAAAATTTTGCTAATATCAAGAAGCTGGTGAAAGGTCTCGGGTTGCCGGTCGAGGTTATTGATTGCTGTTTCCACAACT TTATTGTGACGCCGTATAATCTGCCTCCtggcatgtgcatgaaggatgagtttatgtttcTAACAATACTTGTCCCGGGACCCGGTAATCCAAAAAACCATATGGATATTTTCCTGCAGCCATTAATAGCGGAGTTGAATCAGTTGTGGGAATCTGGAATCCGGACATATGACATTCAAAAACGgcagaattttcaaatgagggcggcgcttatgtggacaattaatgactTTCCCGCGTATTCAATGTTGTCCGGTTGGAGCACATCAGGAAGATTGGCATGTCCGCATTGTATGGAAAATACTGAGGCTTTCACGTTGCCCGAGAGTGGAaaacaatcgtggtttgattgccacagaAAGTTTTTACCTACAGGTCACCATTTCCGTCGGAATGTTACCGAATTCCGAAAAGGCAAACAAGTTAGACATCAATTTGGAGGTGTGAGGACTGGAGATGAAGTGTTAGCAGAGGTGGACGGTTTGGGGTTTAAGAGGGCCTATGAGAATGATGCTAAGGCTACGAATGATGAACTATCTAAAGGCCGTGGCTGGAACcgaaaaagtatattttggGATTTACCGTATTGGAGGACAAATGTGATCCGCcataatctcgatgtcatgcatattgagaaaaatgtatttgacaacgTTTTCAATACCGTGCTCAATGTACCTGGTAAGACGAAAGATACGGCAAAATCTCGGGCAGAGTTGAATAAAATTTGTGATCGTCCTGGCCTGGCACAAGATGAGGAAACTGGTAGATATCCAAAGGCtttgtatgctttggacagagatttaaaaaagattttgtTAGAATGGATTCAAAAGTTAAAGTTTCCAGATGGTTACGTGTCCAACTTGTCTAGGTGCGTTGATTTAAACAGTTTAAAGATGATGGGCATGAAAAGTCATGATTGTCATGTCTTCATGCAACGACTTTTGCCAATTGCTCTTCGGGAGCTTCTTCCGGCAGAAGTGTGGGAGCCTTTAACAGAGTTGAGTATATTCTTCAGAGAGTTAACCGCCACATCGCTGAAAAAGGCAGATCTTCAGAGATTAGAGCTTGATATCCCGAAGATACTGTGCAAGTTGGAACGTATATTTCCGCCGAGTTTTTTTGATTCGATGGAACATCTCCCCGTACACCTTCCatacgaagctatgatggcaggacctGTTCAGTATCGTTGGATGTATCCGTTTGAAAG ATACCTgagaaaactcaaaaataaggTTTCGAATAAAGGCAGAGTGGAAGGAAGCATTAGCAGCGGATATCTACTGGAGGAAACAGCAAAATTTGCATCTTTTTATTTCAAGGATGGTGATCCGATGGTACCATGTCGGatgcaaagaaatgaagtttgcGAAATGGACGTTGATGATGATTTCGACagattaaatattttcaaaccaaaagggCGACCTGTAGGTGCTTGTCGGAACAGATATCTGGATGATGCTGAATATGTTGCTGCCCGAAGCTACATCCTTTTGAATTGCCCTGAAATCGAACCTTACAGAGA AGTTTTTGAAGGTGAGTTGTATGAATTCAACCCCGAAATTACACAGACCGAAGTTGTAGTCAAATTGGAGAGGGAATTCGCCTTTTGGTTCGAGCAATAT GTGAAAGACCCAACTGTCAGTACCAATCCCTATATTCTAAGTCTTGCAAAGGGACCGCTTAGATCGGTCAAAACATTCAAGGGGTACTGTGTGAACGGGTTTAAATTCAATACTGAAGAATATGGGGAGGATCGGGTCACAATGAATAGCGGAGTCTGTGTAAAAGGATCACTCTGCGGCCCAGCTGAAAGcgacttttatggagtgttgACTGACATtattgagttagagtatccagctctaCCAATAAAGAGGAcggttttatttaaatgtaattggtttGATCCTACAAAAACGGTTGGTATGTTAGTCCATCCTCGGTATAACATAGTGGATGTTAATCACAGAAGGAGATACAACAAATATGAACCTTTCATTTTAGCTGAACAGTCCGACCAAGTACATTACTTACCTTATCCTAGCAAAAAGCGGGACAAGAAAGATTGGTGGGCAGTATGCAAGATAAAAGCTCGCTCTGAGCTAGACATGCCTGAAACAACTGTTCCAGCTTTCCAAGATGATAGTGCAGAACATCCGCTCGATGTCATAACGAATGACGACCCGACGAATTTAGTTGATCCGAATGGCGAGGCGGACGAGGCTGCACTACACAACCCTCCAATAGTAGATACGGAAGATGATTATCCaccatcctcatcagacgatgATGACATTGGAGCGGAAGATGATATAGAAATTGCATGA
- the LOC126672916 gene encoding uncharacterized protein LOC126672916, which translates to MRGSGSSSAGRGRGRDTGQGRGRGRGRGDPEQDPLESSDPGAEQQVLAGRPAPRRAARQPQDQPPATDETGRIRVTPDAGRERLLDSRNDSGSASRAILPIFRSSWFPEGSSWKKLTAEHKDFYFEEFKKGFCWDSTHPEDLIRGVFYRYAANRYKDTLHNMKPDKKEGSVSADTWASWKRDWDTAEAKKKSEVARANRLSEPSGAGTGPVRHTAGSRSATRHKTVMTEELGREPTLAELHVRLHLTKADRTVFVDKRSKDKNDRFQAELAAATQSQAAGEGSSSTPEPIDENELFLSLEAIKKQRVYGIGSASASYIGQSSRLRRGGSSQSQQQAVVSEEIEQRIAREVEERLEQRMRTVEAGFEERVEQRIRTVEAGFDERIRTELARLMTTLPPELRPQFPPPPPPPADDTTSLE; encoded by the exons ATGAGAGGTTCAGGTTCTTCTTCTGCCGGCCGAGGCCGGGGTAGGGACACTGGTCAGGGACGTGGACGTGGACGTGGACGTGGCGACCCAGAGCAGGATCCACTTGAGAGCTCGGATCCAGGGGCTGAGCAGCAGGTGCTGGCGGGTAGACCCGCACCGCGGAGAGCGGCGAGACAGCCGCAGGACCAGCCGCCAGCTACGGACGAGACTGGGAGGATTAGAGTTACACCTGATGCTGGAAG AGAAAGGTTACTAGATAGCAGGAACGACAGCGGGAGCGCATCGAGGGCGATCTTGCCCATTTTCCGATCTAGCTGGTTCCCTGAGGGTTCCTCGTGGAAGAAGCTGACAGCAGAGCATAAGGACTTCTACTTCGAGGAGTTCAAG AAGGGTTTTTGCTGGGACTCCACCCACCCTGAGGACCTGATTAGAGGGGTCTTCTACCGATATGCGGCTAATCGGTACAAAGATACTCTCCACAACATGAAGCCAGATAAAAAAGAGGGCAGTGTCAGTGCTGATACTTGGGCGTCGTGGAAGCGAGACTGGGATACTGCTGAGGCTAAGAAGAAGTCTGAGGTAGCACGAGCTAATCGGCTGAGTGAGCCGTCCGGAGCTGGCACCGGACCGGTTCGACATACCGCAGGATCGAGATCGGCTACGAGGCATAAGACAGTTATG ACTGAGGAGCTCGGTCGAGAGCCAACTTTAGCTGAGTTGCATGTACGGTTGCACCTGACCAAGGCTGATCGGACTGTCTTCGTTGACAAGAGATCAAAGGATAAAAAC GACCGTTTCCAGGCAGAGCTTGCTGCAGCGACCCAGTCTCAGGCGGCTGGAGAAGGGAGTTCGTCGACTCCAGAGCCGATCGACGAGAACGAGCTGTTTTTGTCTCTCGAGGCAATCAAGAAGCAGCGAGTCTACGGTATTGGTTCGGCTTCAGCATCCTACATCGGCCAGAGCAGCCGATTGCGCCGCGGCGGATCATCCCAGTCACAGCAGCAGGCGGTCGTTAGTGAGGAGATCGAGCAGCGCATTGCTAGAGAGGTTGAGGAGCGACTCGAGCAGCGGATgcgtactgtggaggcgggttttgaagagcgggtcgagcagcggatccgtactgtggaggcgggtttcgacgagcggatccgtactgagcTTGCGCGACTGATGACTACACTCCCACCGGAGTTACGACCGCAGTTTCCcccacctccacctccaccgGCTGACGACACTACTAGTTTGGAGTAG